One genomic segment of Panicum virgatum strain AP13 chromosome 2N, P.virgatum_v5, whole genome shotgun sequence includes these proteins:
- the LOC120658696 gene encoding benzyl alcohol O-benzoyltransferase-like — translation MTIAFAVRRRDPELVGPARKTPRETKRLSDIEDQVGLRWHVPFVLFYRGRGRGGDPAAAVRRALGEALVPYYPLAGRLREVDGQKLVVDCTGEGVLFVEADADVRLAELEAAGLTPPFPCMDQLLFDIKGSGGVLNCPLLLIQVTRLRCGGFVFALRLNHTMCDAVGIVQFMSAVGELARGLPAPTVAPVWSRETLDARSPPRPSFPHHEYDPVPPTPFPPPGDMVMRTFTFSPADVAAIKKGLPVQRGEKKATTFEALAALIWRARTAALEIPAGEDARLVVAAGVRGLRDLGLPAGYYGNACVYPSAVSAAGALLGGPLGDAVALVRAAKEAAASAEFVRSTADLMALRERPSLALENMFILSDNRHAGFRRVDLGWGEPVYGGPAGALFVLSFIVAVRNGDGEDSIAVPVALPRQAMARFVSEVDMLLKSY, via the exons ATGACGATCGCCTTCGCCGTGCGCCGGCGCGATCCGGAGCTCGTCGGCCCGGCGAGGAAGACGCCGCGCGAGACCAAGCGCCTGTCCGACATCGAGGACCAGGTTGGGCTGCGCTGGCACGTGCCGTTCGTCCTCTTctaccgcggccgcggccgcggcggcgacccggctgccgccgtccgccgcgcgcTCGGCGAGGCGCTGGTGCCGTACTACCCGCTCGCCGGGAGGCTGCGGGAGGTGGACGGGCAGAAGCTGGTCGTCGACTGCACCGGCGAGGGCGTGCTGTTCGTGGAGGCCGACGCCGACGTGCGGCTcgcggagctcgaggccgccggGCTGACGCCGCCGTTCCCGTGCATGGACCAGCTGCTCTTCGACATCAAGGGCTCCGGCGGCGTGCTCAACTGCCCATTGCTGCTCATCCAG GTGACCAGGCTGCGATGCGGCGGCTTCGTCTTCGCGCTGCGCCTGAACCACACCATGTGCGACGCCGTGGGCATCGTCCAGTTCATGTCCGCTGTCGGCGAGCTCGCCCGCGGCCTGCCGGCTCCGACCGTCGCGCCCGTGTGGTCCCGCGAGACCCTCGACGCCCGCAGCCCACCAAGGCCGTCGTTCCCTCACCACGAGTACGACCCGGTGCCGCCGACGCCATTCCCCCCGCCGGGCGACATGGTCATGAGGACCTTCACCTTCAGCCCTGCCGACGTCGCGGCGATCAAGAAGGGCCTGCCGGTGCAGCGGGGAGAAAAGAAGGCCACGACCTTCGAGGCGCTCGCGGCGCTCATCTGGCGCGCCCGCACGGCCGCGCTGGAGATCCCGGCCGGCGAGGACGCGCGCCTGGTCGTCGCGGCGGGTGTCAGGGGCCTGCGCGACCTGGGCCTGCCCGCCGGCTACTACGGGAACGCGTGCGTGTACCCGTCGGCGgtgtccgccgccggcgcgctgctGGGCGGCCCGCTGGGCGACGCGGTGGCGCTGGTAcgggcggcgaaggaggcggcggcgagcgccgagTTCGTGCGGTCCACGGCTGACCTGATGGCGCTGCGCGAGCGGCCGTCGCTGGCGCTGGAGAACATGTTCATCTTGTCGGACAACCGACACGCGGGGTTCCGCCGCGTCGACCTGGGATGGGGCGAGCCGGTGTACGGCGGCCCCGCGGGCGCGCTGTTCGTGCTCAGTTTCATCGTCGCCGTTAGGAACGGCGACGGGGAGGACTCCATCGCCGTGCCCGTCGCGCTGCCGCGGCAAGCCATGGCCCGGTTCGTGTCCGAGGTCGACATGCTGCTGAAGAGTTACTAG